In Armatimonadota bacterium, the following are encoded in one genomic region:
- a CDS encoding P-II family nitrogen regulator, with product MKKVEAIIRPGKLDDVKDALDEIEVKGITVINVMGAGKQRGRTQYYRGQEYVVNLLDKTKIETVVPDEMVERVVEAITKAAFTGEIGDGKIFLSSIDDVIRIRTGERGETAI from the coding sequence ATGAAAAAGGTTGAAGCAATTATCAGACCGGGCAAACTGGACGATGTCAAAGATGCATTGGACGAGATCGAAGTCAAAGGGATCACAGTCATAAACGTTATGGGCGCGGGCAAACAGCGCGGCCGCACGCAGTACTATCGAGGCCAGGAGTATGTGGTAAATCTACTCGACAAGACAAAGATCGAGACGGTTGTGCCGGACGAGATGGTCGAAAGAGTAGTAGAAGCGATTACTAAAGCGGCGTTCACAGGCGAGATAGGAGACGGCAAGATTTTCCTGAGCAGTATTGATGATGTGATCCGAATCAGGACCGGTGAACGCGGAGAGACGGCGATTTAA
- a CDS encoding ammonium transporter, with protein sequence MLVGMQTAFADSAGKIDSGDTAWVLVSSALVMLMTPGLGLFYAGMVRKKNALATILQSFMMCGLAAVIWVLWGYSLAFGTDHGGLIGSLEYVGLRGVGMTPLPGQTIPHQAFMIFQAMFAIITPALITGAFAERIRFNAFFIFIIVWLTVVYCPVAHWVWGSGGWLQKMGALDFAGGTVVHICSGIAALCCAIVIGRRKGYGREEFKPHNLTMTLVGTALLWFGWFGFNAGSALAANGLAVNAFVVTNTAAATAALSWVIIEWLHRGQPTALGFASGAVAGLVAITPASGYVGPMAAVLLGLVVSPICYCAILIKGKLGYDDALDVFGVHGVGGTWGAIATGLFASAVINPAGANGLFHGNAALLGKQLIAIVTVAAYSFVVTFIILKVINIFTPLRVSKADEETGLDLSQHGEVGYNL encoded by the coding sequence ATGCTGGTCGGTATGCAAACGGCATTTGCGGACTCAGCCGGTAAGATAGACAGCGGAGACACTGCTTGGGTGCTGGTTTCGAGCGCGCTGGTCATGCTTATGACACCGGGTCTTGGACTCTTTTACGCAGGCATGGTGCGCAAGAAAAATGCTCTGGCCACAATCTTGCAGAGCTTTATGATGTGCGGGCTTGCCGCAGTGATCTGGGTCCTGTGGGGCTACAGCCTTGCTTTCGGCACAGACCACGGCGGGCTCATAGGCTCCCTTGAATATGTTGGCCTCAGGGGTGTAGGGATGACTCCACTGCCCGGCCAGACCATTCCTCATCAGGCGTTTATGATCTTCCAGGCGATGTTCGCCATCATCACTCCCGCACTAATCACAGGCGCCTTCGCCGAACGCATCAGGTTTAATGCATTTTTTATATTTATTATAGTCTGGCTAACTGTGGTGTATTGCCCGGTCGCGCACTGGGTATGGGGTTCAGGCGGATGGCTGCAAAAAATGGGCGCATTGGATTTCGCCGGCGGCACCGTCGTTCACATCTGCTCGGGTATCGCTGCTCTGTGCTGCGCTATTGTGATCGGGCGAAGAAAGGGCTACGGACGCGAGGAGTTCAAACCGCACAACCTGACCATGACACTTGTAGGGACTGCCCTGCTCTGGTTCGGATGGTTCGGGTTTAACGCAGGCAGCGCTCTCGCGGCTAACGGACTTGCAGTTAACGCGTTTGTTGTAACCAACACGGCTGCAGCTACAGCCGCGCTATCATGGGTTATAATCGAATGGCTGCACAGGGGTCAGCCGACCGCTCTGGGGTTCGCCAGTGGAGCCGTAGCCGGACTGGTGGCAATCACGCCTGCTTCCGGATACGTCGGGCCTATGGCAGCAGTTTTACTCGGCTTGGTTGTCAGCCCGATATGTTACTGCGCAATCCTGATCAAGGGCAAGCTCGGTTACGATGACGCTCTGGACGTCTTTGGAGTGCATGGTGTCGGGGGAACCTGGGGAGCCATTGCGACGGGTCTGTTCGCCAGCGCAGTAATCAATCCTGCCGGTGCAAACGGTCTTTTTCATGGAAATGCCGCATTGCTCGGCAAACAGCTTATTGCAATAGTGACTGTCGCAGCTTACTCGTTTGTTGTCACATTCATTATCCTGAAAGTGATCAATATATTCACCCCGCTTCGGGTCAGCAAGGCAGACGAAGAGACCGGTCTCGACCTGAGCCAGCACGGTGAAGTCGGCTACAATCTCTAG
- a CDS encoding uroporphyrinogen decarboxylase family protein codes for MTSRERIMRLLNREPADRIPNGLGGCETAGLHNLAYKTLKNILGVSDPKNRVCTFMNNAVFEPSVLKAMDGDVILLGSKMCPSRFWTPEADAQWKPLDIWGTTIQVAGDWQFRKDPDGTWWWNNAAKCPPGEIYFDMPPAQNNTLPGENEQPSPDDFNPPHEMPETLLKRLEADAKWLYENTDYAIACGEYIFDLQIAPGGLMSWWMRMVTEPDAVHEFLDKAVDAAIANIRQLEQAIGKYCAFMGIADDIGGQNGVTIGPELWRKIYKPHYKRLFTEWHKITKMKVNLHSCGSNFDIMDDLVECGVDIYNPVQISASRMDPTTLKANWGDKIIFYGGVFDATLYPNEMTQQQVYEAVKRNIEIFSAGGGYLFAGVHNLPGNLPESHIRAIIQAWRDCRDNPALIQT; via the coding sequence ATGACATCTCGCGAACGGATTATGCGATTGCTCAATCGTGAACCTGCTGACAGAATACCCAACGGACTCGGAGGTTGTGAAACCGCCGGGCTGCACAATCTGGCTTATAAGACGCTCAAAAACATCTTAGGAGTATCCGACCCCAAAAACCGCGTCTGCACGTTCATGAACAATGCCGTCTTTGAACCTTCGGTATTGAAAGCTATGGACGGCGATGTAATTTTGCTTGGTTCCAAGATGTGTCCGTCCCGCTTCTGGACACCTGAAGCCGATGCGCAGTGGAAACCGCTGGATATATGGGGCACGACTATTCAGGTGGCAGGGGACTGGCAGTTTCGCAAAGACCCTGACGGCACATGGTGGTGGAACAATGCGGCCAAGTGCCCTCCGGGAGAGATTTACTTTGACATGCCGCCTGCTCAAAACAATACCCTTCCTGGTGAAAATGAGCAGCCATCCCCTGACGACTTCAATCCGCCACATGAAATGCCTGAGACTCTGCTCAAACGTCTGGAAGCCGACGCAAAGTGGCTGTATGAAAACACAGATTACGCCATCGCATGCGGAGAGTATATCTTCGACCTGCAGATAGCGCCCGGCGGGCTGATGAGCTGGTGGATGCGAATGGTAACGGAGCCGGATGCCGTCCACGAGTTTCTGGACAAGGCGGTAGACGCCGCAATTGCAAATATAAGACAGCTTGAACAGGCAATCGGTAAATATTGCGCGTTCATGGGGATCGCAGATGATATCGGCGGCCAGAATGGCGTTACCATAGGCCCCGAGCTTTGGAGAAAAATCTACAAGCCGCATTATAAAAGGCTTTTTACCGAGTGGCACAAAATCACCAAGATGAAAGTCAATCTCCACTCATGCGGCTCGAACTTCGATATTATGGACGACCTGGTCGAGTGCGGCGTAGACATATATAACCCCGTCCAGATATCCGCCTCCAGGATGGACCCCACCACATTGAAAGCCAACTGGGGCGACAAAATAATCTTCTATGGCGGCGTCTTCGACGCCACGCTGTATCCCAACGAAATGACGCAGCAGCAGGTCTATGAAGCGGTCAAGCGCAACATCGAGATATTCAGTGCGGGCGGCGGTTACCTGTTCGCGGGCGTCCATAACCTCCCCGGCAACCTGCCCGAAAGCCACATACGCGCAATAATACAGGCATGGCGGGATTGCAGGGACAACCCGGCCCTCATACAGACATAG
- a CDS encoding C39 family peptidase has translation MTQIKTLLHVEYLQQFLPGCPDKENGCCGPASLTMCACYAISRKPESNDIVSVLANLGHRLDGTGGGTRWTELLGAGKEVFGLDGLAKEIWGIDEIKSEIAQGRPVIIGLKSGFLTNRNYEFAGGHYVAAVGFDSDHIICLDPAARSSEPFYYSNTDMHSAMIELGENVPNGVMHGFSVKT, from the coding sequence ATGACACAAATAAAGACACTCCTTCATGTCGAATATCTTCAGCAGTTCCTGCCGGGCTGTCCCGATAAAGAGAACGGCTGCTGCGGTCCGGCATCCCTTACGATGTGCGCATGTTACGCCATAAGCAGGAAACCCGAGTCAAACGATATCGTATCGGTCCTGGCAAACCTCGGGCACCGGCTCGACGGCACCGGCGGCGGCACACGCTGGACAGAACTCCTGGGCGCGGGCAAAGAAGTCTTTGGCCTTGATGGCCTGGCGAAAGAAATATGGGGTATTGATGAGATCAAATCCGAGATAGCGCAGGGCAGACCCGTGATCATTGGTCTGAAGTCGGGCTTTCTGACCAATCGCAACTACGAATTTGCAGGCGGTCATTATGTCGCCGCAGTCGGATTCGATTCCGATCACATTATCTGCCTGGACCCCGCCGCCAGGTCGAGCGAGCCTTTTTACTACAGCAATACCGATATGCACTCCGCTATGATTGAGTTAGGAGAAAATGTACCCAACGGCGTTATGCACGGCTTCAGCGTGAAGACCTGA
- a CDS encoding NUDIX domain-containing protein has protein sequence MHFVDGFLFDDEGTNVLLIRKVRPQWQAGLLNGIGGKIEDGERPIEAMCREFQEETGVTFDQWEYTIRHDGPDWTVFYYRAHSTEAVSAVLSQVTYPTDEMPELCSVMSLEQCVRNIKWAIPLSNDRNGLVFPILIRDDSPV, from the coding sequence ATGCATTTTGTAGATGGATTTCTGTTCGATGATGAAGGAACCAATGTTCTACTTATCCGAAAGGTTCGACCACAGTGGCAGGCTGGTTTGCTGAATGGGATCGGCGGCAAGATTGAAGATGGCGAGCGCCCTATAGAAGCCATGTGCCGTGAGTTTCAGGAAGAGACCGGCGTCACTTTCGACCAATGGGAATACACAATCCGGCACGATGGACCGGATTGGACTGTCTTCTACTACCGTGCCCACTCGACGGAAGCTGTTAGTGCTGTTCTTAGTCAGGTGACTTACCCGACTGATGAGATGCCGGAACTCTGCTCGGTGATGAGCCTGGAGCAATGCGTTCGGAACATCAAGTGGGCTATTCCACTTTCCAATGATAGAAATGGCTTAGTCTTTCCGATATTGATTAGAGACGATAGTCCGGTATAG
- the rhaI gene encoding L-rhamnose isomerase produces MADNYKAEYNLLVDKLAARGVDVDKVKSKLKTQKIETPSWGFADSGTRFGPYKQPGSAVTIEEKIADAAQVNKFTGIAPTVAVHVLWDFPNGLQDADKLAAYAKSLGVKIGAINPNVFQDREYFFGSVTNEDPAVRKKAIAHMIDSVEIGKKLGSDVLSLWFADGTDYPGQGDFRRRKHYAEESLKEVYNAMPANMRMLIEYKPFEPAFYHTDFGDWGMSYSFANKCGPNAHVLVDLGHHFIGQNIEHLVSFLIDEERLGGFHFNNHKYADDDLTVGSINPYELFLIYNELVKAEDKPNNNPPIAYMVDQAHVTKAKIDAMIQTIMHIQSAYAKAMCIDRKRLYTAQIGQDVVGAETCMQEAFATDIEPLLKVAREEMGLDPNPLDAFRASGYWAKVSKERGIRSGAGVGA; encoded by the coding sequence ATGGCCGACAACTACAAAGCCGAATATAATTTATTAGTCGACAAACTCGCCGCGCGCGGTGTTGACGTTGATAAAGTAAAATCAAAGCTCAAAACGCAAAAGATAGAGACCCCGAGCTGGGGCTTTGCCGATTCAGGCACCAGGTTCGGACCGTATAAGCAGCCCGGCTCGGCAGTCACGATCGAAGAGAAGATCGCCGACGCAGCCCAGGTCAACAAATTCACAGGTATCGCACCGACTGTGGCAGTGCATGTCCTTTGGGACTTTCCCAATGGTCTCCAAGATGCCGATAAGCTTGCCGCCTACGCCAAGTCTCTGGGAGTCAAGATAGGCGCTATCAATCCCAACGTCTTTCAGGACCGCGAATATTTCTTCGGTTCTGTCACCAATGAGGACCCGGCTGTCCGCAAAAAGGCTATCGCGCACATGATCGATTCCGTGGAGATAGGAAAGAAGCTCGGCTCCGATGTGCTCTCACTGTGGTTCGCCGACGGCACCGACTACCCCGGCCAGGGAGACTTCCGACGCAGAAAGCATTATGCCGAGGAGTCACTCAAGGAAGTCTACAACGCCATGCCGGCCAATATGCGCATGCTCATCGAGTATAAGCCCTTCGAGCCTGCCTTCTACCACACCGACTTCGGCGACTGGGGCATGAGCTATTCGTTCGCTAATAAGTGCGGCCCCAACGCTCACGTGCTGGTCGATCTGGGTCACCACTTCATCGGCCAGAATATCGAGCACCTGGTCTCATTCCTTATCGATGAGGAGAGGCTGGGCGGCTTCCATTTCAATAATCACAAATATGCCGACGACGACCTCACAGTCGGTTCGATCAACCCGTATGAGCTCTTCCTGATCTACAACGAGTTGGTCAAGGCAGAGGATAAGCCTAATAACAACCCGCCGATAGCCTATATGGTCGACCAGGCGCACGTCACCAAAGCCAAGATCGACGCCATGATCCAGACGATCATGCACATCCAGAGCGCCTACGCCAAGGCCATGTGTATCGACCGCAAGAGGCTCTATACGGCGCAGATCGGTCAGGATGTTGTCGGCGCCGAGACATGCATGCAGGAGGCTTTTGCTACGGACATCGAACCTCTGCTTAAAGTGGCTCGCGAGGAGATGGGCCTCGATCCCAATCCTCTGGACGCATTCCGCGCAAGTGGCTACTGGGCTAAAGTGAGCAAAGAGCGTGGAATCCGCTCCGGCGCAGGAGTAGGAGCCTAA
- a CDS encoding AAA family ATPase, with translation MPPSKIDTEISTLIRARYPIIYIVSWEERRVEDALREIAHPSKKIYTWSLTQGVRPSPPVGGQASTLLAALEFVDKCDEDALFVFNDMHSMISDPVIIRLLRDMVVNLKSSHKSLIILSPILRLPPELEKDITVVDYSLPDFNELGDLLALIIDKMKRDGADVNINLNSDDREKIIKAAQGLTITEAENVFARSLVERRAFDIDVILKEKEQIVRKSGLLEYYPANEKFSDIGGLGVLKDWLAKRGSSFTQKARDYGLPEPKGILLLGVQGCGKSLSAKAVGALWNLPILRLDVGKIFSGIVGSSEQNVRRAIQVAESVAPVVLWMDEMEKGFAGVQSSPLSDAGTTSRVFGTFITWLQEKSAPVFVVATANDITQLPPELLRKGRFDEIFFVDLPSRDERAEIFRIHLSKRKREPGSFDVDSFASASEGFSGAEIEQVVVSALFDAFASSREVTSDDILNCIQLSVPISVTMAEQIAYLRGWAEKRARRAS, from the coding sequence ATGCCGCCAAGTAAAATTGACACCGAGATAAGCACTCTTATACGCGCGCGGTACCCGATTATCTATATCGTTTCATGGGAGGAGCGCCGTGTGGAGGATGCGCTGCGCGAGATTGCTCACCCGTCCAAAAAGATATATACCTGGAGTCTGACGCAGGGGGTTCGTCCGTCGCCGCCGGTCGGTGGGCAGGCGAGCACACTCCTTGCCGCTCTGGAGTTTGTCGATAAGTGTGATGAGGACGCTCTATTTGTCTTCAACGACATGCACTCGATGATCTCCGACCCGGTGATCATCCGGCTGCTGCGGGATATGGTCGTAAACCTCAAAAGCAGCCACAAGAGCCTTATTATCCTTTCACCTATACTTCGTCTGCCGCCTGAGCTTGAGAAAGATATTACTGTGGTCGATTACAGTCTGCCCGATTTTAACGAACTCGGCGATTTGCTGGCACTGATAATCGACAAGATGAAGCGCGACGGCGCCGACGTGAATATCAATCTTAACTCCGATGATCGCGAGAAGATAATCAAGGCAGCGCAGGGGCTTACTATTACCGAGGCCGAAAACGTTTTTGCGCGGAGCCTTGTCGAGAGGCGCGCATTTGATATCGATGTGATCCTCAAAGAGAAGGAACAGATCGTGCGTAAGAGCGGTCTGCTGGAATATTATCCGGCAAATGAGAAGTTCTCCGATATCGGCGGGCTGGGTGTCCTCAAAGACTGGCTTGCCAAGCGCGGATCCTCTTTTACTCAAAAGGCGCGCGATTATGGTCTGCCGGAGCCTAAGGGAATACTGCTGCTGGGTGTGCAGGGCTGCGGGAAGAGTCTGTCGGCAAAGGCTGTCGGTGCGCTCTGGAACCTGCCCATACTGCGGCTGGACGTGGGCAAGATTTTCAGCGGGATAGTCGGCTCCAGTGAGCAGAATGTCCGGCGTGCAATACAAGTTGCGGAGTCGGTGGCGCCTGTCGTGCTGTGGATGGATGAGATGGAGAAGGGCTTCGCCGGTGTGCAAAGCTCGCCGCTATCCGATGCGGGCACGACATCGCGCGTATTCGGCACATTCATCACATGGCTGCAGGAGAAAAGCGCGCCGGTCTTTGTCGTAGCCACTGCGAACGACATCACTCAGCTTCCGCCCGAGCTTTTACGCAAGGGCAGGTTCGATGAGATATTCTTTGTGGACCTGCCGAGTCGTGACGAACGCGCCGAGATATTCCGGATCCACCTTTCAAAGCGAAAGCGTGAGCCTGGCAGCTTTGACGTCGACTCATTTGCCTCAGCATCCGAGGGTTTCAGCGGCGCGGAGATTGAACAAGTCGTCGTGTCGGCGCTTTTTGATGCATTTGCCTCTAGCCGGGAAGTGACGAGCGATGATATACTTAATTGCATCCAATTGTCCGTTCCGATATCGGTCACCATGGCTGAGCAGATCGCCTATCTGAGAGGGTGGGCCGAAAAGAGGGCGCGCAGGGCGTCATAG
- a CDS encoding four helix bundle protein — protein sequence MSVIERFEDIQSWQEARALTKQIYTLTSQGDWARDFGLRDQIRRASVSIMSNIAEGFDRRNNGDFHRFLAIAKGSAAEVKAQLYVALDMGYIDEDVFMKVYGSADKTARQIGALMNYLKAHTIKTHNP from the coding sequence ATGTCTGTCATTGAAAGATTTGAGGATATTCAGTCATGGCAAGAAGCCCGCGCATTGACTAAGCAGATATACACACTCACTTCACAGGGCGACTGGGCGAGAGACTTTGGATTGCGGGACCAGATTAGGCGGGCTTCAGTTTCGATAATGTCGAATATAGCAGAGGGTTTTGATCGTCGTAACAATGGTGATTTTCATCGGTTTCTTGCAATTGCCAAGGGATCGGCAGCAGAGGTCAAAGCCCAGCTATACGTGGCGCTTGACATGGGATATATAGATGAGGATGTCTTCATGAAAGTATATGGATCAGCGGACAAAACTGCTCGTCAAATAGGAGCACTAATGAACTATCTTAAGGCTCATACCATCAAGACCCATAACCCATAA
- the smc gene encoding chromosome segregation protein SMC: MFVKKIELFGFKTFAEKTTVEMDHGITVIVGPNGSGKSNIADALLWVLGETNIRNIRGQKAVDVIFNGTEKRKPLGVAEVSLTLDNTCGTLPLNFNEVTVTRRAYRSGEAEYFINKTRCRLKDIYELFLDTGIGREAYSFITQGEIDAVLSAKSEDRRELLEEAAGIKKYRYRRTEALRKLEKTEANLNRVRDIMAEISGQLEPLAEQAEQARRLDDLQSRLREIEIGILIRDLRRFTGSLDDVRSSKEGASEKIEAYDKQIADLEWEKEKQTINVKHLEEEVDNSRRIVQNLSANVQRLEGKFALVEERLKSAGSAREQADEDVVAIECKIEEARERIEKLELEVSVSAETEHRAKTASEERAAALADLDRRYEEITRAVTDQKANYLELAKQLATKRNALQNSRDRVAQLESGLKKYADEIDALQAQKQDAVKLGEEASAQVEQLKKQVQNCAAEISRLAEERKQAEKELAEFGRKLSDISRDIAGRSSRLATLREMAESHEGFFEGVRSVMAARNAGKLRGEFAVVADVINVPKGYETAIEIALGSSVQDVITDTVGEAKQAIAFLKENRVGRATFLPLDNMSEHKHQVRGRMDPRSGALGIAADLIGYDGKYDPAIRSLLGRTVVAENIDDAIALSHELDGWNKIVTIDGELIVPSGAITGGAKKNRGPELLARKQEIDSLTSEIKSLEKTHDDLKSDQKNSEIRLSGLRGMIEGEEKSLSESRIALAEHQKRADFAVKDAEQISSRLDMVVLEKDEAGLLLKDEAESVKRLEDELQTAGKENTDLDQKVAGAEQDIEELAAKRATEREELMRLNVELAGATERTSALKNSLREANAHVGELTGSLDARRSQIDGIAVDVTALTADRDNTQIELDRQRQLFAAADVSLNELLEKRAQENARAAEIDTNLREATARRNQLAIDTHDADVKEARLEVQIQQSTERLMAEYEVTFEQAMDWPEEIEIERGTAGEVARLRREIKEMGPVNTGAIAEYDRIKERWDFLTEQRTDLESARDQILDAIKEIDTNTRGLFMDTFNTVKCNFDIVFKRLFGGGKTELTLTDPANLLETGIDIIVQPPGKKLQDMALLSGGERALTATALVFSLLMSKPSPFVLMDEVDAPLDESNVEKFAEVLKDFSTNSQFIVVTHNRATMEAADSLYGVTMQEPGISKLISVKLTAEGPVAGGSGSETNGIFAVAAN, translated from the coding sequence ATGTTCGTTAAAAAAATAGAATTATTCGGCTTTAAGACCTTTGCTGAGAAGACAACGGTCGAGATGGACCACGGCATTACGGTTATTGTCGGGCCTAACGGTTCGGGCAAGAGCAATATTGCCGATGCGCTGCTGTGGGTCCTCGGTGAGACCAATATCCGCAATATCCGCGGCCAGAAGGCTGTCGATGTAATCTTCAACGGCACCGAGAAGCGCAAGCCGCTGGGTGTGGCTGAGGTCTCGCTCACTCTCGATAACACCTGCGGGACTCTGCCTCTCAATTTTAACGAGGTCACTGTCACCCGCCGCGCATACAGGTCGGGTGAGGCTGAGTATTTCATAAACAAGACCCGCTGCCGCCTCAAAGATATCTACGAGTTGTTCCTGGATACGGGCATAGGCCGCGAGGCGTATTCGTTTATTACCCAGGGTGAGATAGACGCTGTTCTGTCTGCCAAGAGTGAGGATCGCCGTGAGCTTTTGGAAGAAGCAGCCGGTATCAAGAAATATCGCTATCGGCGCACTGAGGCTTTGCGCAAACTCGAAAAGACAGAGGCGAATCTCAACCGCGTCCGAGACATTATGGCTGAGATCAGCGGTCAACTCGAGCCGCTGGCCGAGCAGGCTGAGCAGGCCAGAAGGCTTGATGATCTCCAGAGCAGGCTGCGCGAGATCGAAATTGGAATTTTGATCAGAGATTTGCGGCGCTTTACCGGCAGTCTCGATGATGTGCGCTCATCCAAAGAGGGCGCATCTGAGAAGATCGAGGCTTACGACAAGCAGATCGCCGATCTGGAATGGGAAAAGGAAAAGCAGACCATCAATGTCAAGCATCTTGAGGAAGAGGTCGATAATTCACGGCGAATTGTGCAGAACCTGTCGGCAAATGTGCAGAGGCTGGAGGGCAAGTTTGCGCTGGTCGAGGAGAGGCTCAAATCAGCCGGTTCGGCGCGTGAGCAGGCGGATGAGGATGTAGTCGCGATAGAGTGCAAGATCGAGGAAGCGCGCGAGCGTATAGAGAAGCTGGAGCTTGAAGTGAGTGTCTCTGCCGAGACTGAGCACCGCGCAAAGACAGCCTCCGAAGAACGCGCCGCAGCTCTTGCTGACCTGGACCGCCGCTACGAAGAGATCACTCGCGCGGTAACCGATCAGAAAGCAAATTATCTGGAACTTGCCAAGCAGCTCGCCACAAAGCGCAATGCTCTGCAAAACTCTAGAGACCGTGTAGCTCAGCTCGAATCGGGTCTCAAGAAATATGCCGATGAGATCGACGCTTTGCAGGCTCAGAAGCAGGATGCCGTCAAGCTTGGCGAGGAGGCGTCTGCTCAGGTCGAACAGCTCAAGAAGCAGGTTCAGAATTGCGCTGCGGAAATTTCGCGTCTTGCGGAAGAACGCAAGCAGGCTGAGAAGGAACTGGCTGAGTTTGGCCGCAAGCTATCGGATATCTCACGCGATATCGCGGGCAGGTCATCGCGACTTGCCACTCTTCGCGAGATGGCCGAGTCGCATGAGGGCTTCTTTGAGGGAGTCCGGTCTGTTATGGCGGCTCGAAACGCAGGTAAGCTGCGCGGTGAGTTCGCTGTAGTTGCAGATGTGATCAACGTTCCCAAGGGCTATGAAACGGCCATAGAAATAGCCCTCGGCAGCAGCGTGCAGGATGTCATTACCGATACTGTGGGCGAGGCGAAGCAGGCCATCGCGTTCCTTAAAGAGAACCGGGTGGGCAGGGCGACCTTCTTGCCTCTGGATAATATGAGTGAGCACAAGCATCAGGTTCGCGGAAGGATGGACCCGCGCTCAGGCGCTCTGGGGATTGCAGCCGACCTGATAGGCTATGACGGCAAATACGACCCTGCCATACGCTCACTTCTGGGCCGGACCGTAGTCGCTGAAAATATAGATGACGCCATTGCGCTTTCTCATGAGCTCGACGGCTGGAACAAGATCGTCACTATAGACGGCGAGTTGATTGTCCCGAGCGGAGCCATTACCGGCGGCGCTAAAAAGAACAGAGGCCCCGAGCTTCTGGCGCGCAAACAGGAGATCGATTCGCTGACATCCGAGATCAAGTCTCTCGAAAAGACTCATGATGATCTTAAGTCTGATCAGAAGAACAGTGAGATCAGGCTTTCTGGTCTGCGGGGAATGATCGAGGGCGAGGAGAAATCGCTTTCAGAGAGCAGAATAGCTCTTGCAGAGCATCAGAAGCGAGCCGATTTTGCCGTAAAAGATGCCGAACAGATAAGCAGTCGGCTGGATATGGTCGTGCTCGAAAAGGATGAAGCCGGACTGCTGCTTAAGGACGAGGCCGAGTCGGTCAAGCGTTTGGAGGACGAGCTTCAGACGGCGGGCAAGGAGAACACCGATCTGGACCAGAAGGTGGCCGGAGCCGAGCAGGATATCGAGGAGCTTGCCGCCAAGCGCGCAACTGAGCGCGAGGAGCTCATGCGCCTCAATGTGGAGTTGGCGGGCGCGACTGAGCGCACATCCGCACTTAAAAACTCTTTGCGTGAGGCCAATGCGCACGTCGGTGAGCTTACAGGTTCGCTGGATGCAAGACGTTCTCAGATAGACGGGATCGCGGTCGATGTGACTGCTCTGACTGCTGACCGCGACAACACTCAGATCGAACTCGACCGCCAGAGACAGCTATTTGCCGCTGCTGATGTTTCTCTTAATGAACTGCTTGAAAAGCGCGCGCAGGAGAATGCCAGGGCAGCCGAGATAGATACTAATCTCAGGGAAGCCACTGCGCGCAGAAATCAGCTTGCAATCGACACCCACGATGCCGATGTAAAAGAGGCGCGTCTCGAAGTTCAAATTCAGCAATCGACTGAGAGATTGATGGCGGAGTATGAAGTTACGTTCGAGCAGGCTATGGATTGGCCGGAGGAGATCGAGATCGAACGTGGGACTGCCGGTGAGGTCGCGAGGCTGCGGCGAGAGATAAAAGAGATGGGTCCGGTAAATACCGGCGCTATTGCTGAATATGATCGGATCAAGGAGCGCTGGGACTTTCTCACTGAGCAGCGAACAGACCTGGAAAGCGCGCGCGATCAGATACTCGACGCCATTAAAGAGATCGACACAAATACTCGCGGCCTGTTTATGGACACGTTTAATACGGTCAAGTGCAACTTCGATATTGTATTCAAGCGTCTCTTCGGAGGCGGCAAGACCGAGCTTACGCTTACGGACCCCGCGAACTTATTGGAGACGGGCATCGATATAATCGTCCAGCCGCCGGGGAAAAAGCTTCAGGATATGGCGCTGCTCTCGGGCGGAGAGAGGGCTTTGACTGCAACCGCGCTTGTCTTTTCACTGCTGATGAGCAAGCCAAGCCCGTTTGTATTGATGGACGAGGTAGATGCTCCGCTGGACGAGAGCAATGTGGAGAAGTTTGCAGAAGTGCTGAAAGACTTTTCGACCAACTCGCAGTTCATCGTTGTTACGCACAACAGAGCCACCATGGAAGCCGCAGACAGCCTCTACGGGGTCACAATGCAGGAGCCGGGGATAAGCAAGTTGATATCAGTGAAGCTCACCGCCGAAGGGCCGGTTGCCGGTGGATCAGGCTCCGAAACAAACGGCATTTTTGCTGTTGCTGCAAACTGA